Part of the Camelus dromedarius isolate mCamDro1 chromosome 11, mCamDro1.pat, whole genome shotgun sequence genome is shown below.
TTGTTTCCttaggagaaaaatcttaagaGAGTTTAAAGAACAGCtacagaaagttactttttaaaaaagaaaactggctcacagtttgggaaaagaaaatggacCTATGTTTTCATTCAGTTTCTACAGAAAGTATTTATGGTAGCCTCTGGGAAACTTTCACTTGCAAACCTCTTTTTAGGGCTAGAAAAATTGTTGCCAAGTACttgctctattttaaaaattctctataaTAACTACTTtaccctcttttctttctttgtttctttcctttttttttttttttttttttttttgaacaaaaacCCCAGGCTGGTACTGGGGAAGTATGACTGTTAATGAAgccaaagagaaattaaaagaggCACCAGAAGGAACTTTCTTGATTAGAGATAGTTCGCATTCAGACTATCTACTAACAATATCTGTTAAAACATCAGCTGGACCAACTAATCTTCGCATCGAATACCAAGATGGGAAATTCAGATTGGACTCTATCATATGTGTCAAGTCCAAGCTTAAACAATTTGACAGTGTGGTTCATCTGATCGACTACTATGTTCAGATGTGCAAGGATAAGCGGACGGGCCCAGAAGCCCCCCGGAACGGCACTGTTCACCTTTATCTGACCAAACCTCTCTACACATCAGCACCACCTCTGCAGCATCTCTGTAGACTCACCATTAACAAATGTACTGGTACCATCTGGGGACTGCCTTTACCAACAAGACTAAAAGATTATTTGGAAGAATATAAATTCCAGGTATaagtgtttctctttttctaaacatGCCTCCTATAGAGTATCTCCGAATGCAGCTATGTAAAAGAGAACCAAAACTTGAGAGACGGCTCTGGATAACTACGTGGAATTCTCAGAACAGCTGAAGTCAATCTAATTTAAATGTGTGGTGAGGTAGCTAGATATTTAAAAGTCCCCTAAATATTTTTACCTGAGTGATGCTTCCCTTCCTAAGGCTCACCAAGACCAGTTGATCCTTTTAAGCTAAAAATCAAATGTCCCAAGTAAAGGCTGAAGAAACGTTTTATCAGAACACTATGCCTTTCTGAGCTTCCTTCCTGTTAGGTGCAGTGTCCCAGCGCCGGTAGTAGAGAAAGAGCTCTGCTTGGGAGTGCTGAAGAAGTGGAAGGAACCAGACTGACACCGGCTTAACTTCAGTTTTGTATGCCTGGTGATCAGAATCTATTTTAGGACTTTGGATATTTTGCATTCTGGTGTACTTAGGAGTTTTGTTAAACAGATATGCTTGTGAGtatttatccttcattttatGCAATTAACCAAATCAACCAAAAAAGTGACCATGAAAtcctgtatttgtctttttactaCATGTATGAACTCTCTCATGTGGATGAGTACTGTAGTAATCCATTTCAAGGGAGCCttatttcagaacattttcaaacTGGTGCAAACGGAAAAGACTTCATCTTTTCCTCTAAGGCTAAAGACAAGAATGTCATGCTATACAGGTGCAACTCAATCCCTGTTAATAAAACCATGTAGATAGAGACGTTTTACCCCCTGAAGTAACTGTGTCCCCACCTGTTGCCATTGATTTTTCTGCAGTGGCTTTAGAAATTTCCAAGTGGTCTAACCATGGACATCAGCAGTTGTCTCCCTTCTACCATGTAGAATATTTTGACCTAATTTTCTTCCAGATCTAGGGGGATACctgcctgtttttcaaagtgtttaTTTACTGCTGTTACCATTTGATTAGAAtgtatcaaataaaaaaaaaaaccctgacttTTACAAGTTGCACTTATTACTTTGAATGGCAGGGGACATACACTTTCCTGGTAATAGAGGGTTGCCATAAAAACTTAGGTCGAGTGAAATAAGCGAGATACTCAGCCAGAGGTAGAATGTTACCTGCCCTTTCCTAAAGCGACGGATCACCCTTGTCCTTTGCATTTTGGAAAGCATGGTTTAGAAACTACAAGAATTGCCAAGTGGCCTGGTCTTTTACAAGTTGAATAGGCATAACACTAATGCCCTCTGTGTTTACAAAAACCTGGTTTAGAAACTACAAAAATTGTGACATGGCCTTTTATAGGTTGAGTGGACACAGcacaagataaaaaataaaagttttatggCCATTTTTTAGCCACAGTCTCATGACTGTTGCAAATATACCATGTTCTCTGGAGTCCAGACGTTATTCAtttttccaccttaaaaaaaagaaacgtCCTGCACAGCTGTATACTCTGGTACGTCACTGGGAAGGTGCCCCAAGCGAATTAGAAAATTCAGTTATAGTAAAACGTGCTTATCGCATATCatgaaaaatgtgaatattttcatGAAGCTCTTGAAAACCGGTTTTGTGCCTGGAAGGAAAACATAACTATGCGTGTCCAAACAGCAGAGCCAAACACAAGAGATTGCTAGGTGTGCCTTAGGAAGAATTTATCTGTAGCCTAAAATTTACAGAAGAACTAGACTCTTAGGGTTTGGTTTCTGACGGGGAGATAATCTTTCCATTGGTTGTTCAGCTTCTGTGCTTTAGTTACCCTTTTTCTCCACCAACAACCCTGGTTTAGCGTGGGATATTTGACTTTTCTGGCAAAACTTCCACATGATCAGTGCCAAGGGGCTTTGTGGAATTTCTTTAAGGTCTTTTGCATTTCTCTTCTCATTGTTTCAAaccttctgctgctgctgttattGAGAGGTGGAGAGTGGGGAGTGACTACCTGTGGCACTGTCGAAAGTTCTTCATGATTACTAGCAAGGGACCAATTACAAGAAAACCAGAGGACGGCAAAGACATCTCTGGGGTGTGGTGTGAAACTATTATTGCCTATGTTTCAATCCTCCCTATTCCAAGTAAGCTGATAGGCATCAGGAAACAGTCctcccttttttttgttttgtttttggttttggttttggttttgtttttgtgtatgtgtgtataacaaTTACTAACATCATTGATTTATTGTTTATTGTGTGCCAGATTCTTGCTCAGCGCTttccatgcattatctcatttaatctccacatGGACCAAACAGAGCGAAGTACAGTGTCTCTAGGAGTATGCCTTCTGATTTGTGAGTAAGGAGGCATTCCAGGAATATCCTAGTCCTTTTTATTCCTGGAGAGGAATTACAAAGAGCAAATTGCTGCTATTTCTACATTGATCCAGACGAACAAGTCAGAGCAGGCAGTAAAAGGAACTCTCAGCCTTTTTAGTGCTGCCTCCATCGGAAAAGTATAGGTGTCTTAATTAGCGTTGTGCTCTGTGGGATTTGAGTCAGCTTGGCCTAGtggttctttttctagttcaggGTTAGGTCAGGAGGGGGTTAACTGTTTTTCCTGGTGACTGGTAAATGATGCCATTTACCGATTATCagtggccccattttacagattggcCAGACGAAATAGTTAAGATTGTACACTTGTCTAAATTAACCTCAAAAGAACCAGAAAACATATCCAGTGTTCTCCATTCTATGAAGGGCAGTTTGGGGCATCAGTAAAGGTatgtattattgttattgttgaaGAATATAGTATACAGATCTTCTATCTCCTCATggatgtaaaatattttgatctGAGTTTCCATTCTGAGCAGAGTTGAGGCAGtggaattttttgtttccatCACAGTGGGCATTGGGGACTGCTTTTTAGGGACTTGGAGATTTTTAGGGCCTTGGACAGTGGAGAAAAGGCAGTTCAGTGTATGAGCTGAGAGGTCTTTTCTGGCGTGTCAGTAAGAAAGTCTTGACTTCATAGCAATTATGTAATCCAAATAGGTAACAGAATGGGACAGTTGTTTGGGAGTGTTTATTTTCTTGGGAaggattttctctgcttttagaAAATTGTACCCTGGTAGGACGGTGGGAGACAGAGACGTCATCAAATAATCCACGGGATGGAATGTCCGGAGATCAGGCGGTGCCCTTCTCTGCTGTGGGTTCAGGCACAGGAGGTTGGGGGGGTTGAATGGCTGTGGTGACATCTAACAGCTGTGCTGAGACCTCTCTTGTCTCTGAGAGGTCTTCTCCAGCCTTTGGAGCAAAAAAGGTGTTGTCATCCATTCTAGGCCTTTCGTTTACTAAGAGGCTTGTCTTCTCCTCTCCCAGTTTTTCACTTCCTAAAACTTTAAAGCTCGAAAGCACGTTTCAGATGAAATAGTTTAGTTTTGAGGTTTTACTAAGGAAGACATGCAGACCCGGGCGGTCAGGAGATTGGCGTGCACCCAAACACACTCACCCTCAGCCCAGCAAGTCCAGGCAGAGTTTGTGTTTGAACACAGATACCTTAATCTCAGGTTTAGTATTTGTAAAAGCTGCACCCTCCTGCCCTTTGTTTCAATCTTCGGTACTCTTCTCTGGCTACCCTGTAAGCCCTACAGTTCTCTGAACATCACGTTTTCCTTCCTCTAAAATTTAGATGGCAGGCCTTGGGAATAGACTGTGGGCTAATTCCCGGTTCTCGGCTCCATCCACCGAATCCAGAAAAATCAGCTTCTGCTGGCTTTCGTGGTGCCTTGATCCACATCAGGGTTTTCTGTTCATTTCCATTTCTCAATGTTTCTAATCtatttgctgttttaaaatcGAAACCCTGCCATCCATGCTGTTTTGTGACCTCATTTCTGCCTCTGCCAGGTGAGACTCACGCACAGCCGGCGATGCCCAATGCCCGTGATGCCCAGCTCCGGTCCTCACCAGGGAAGTCCACTCTTCCTTCTGGGCCTCATGGCTCAGTTCTGTCCTACTTTACTCTCTTCCTTACCCTGTTAGCTCATCTGACAGCCCCACTGACCATATTATACGCCAAAGAAAGCGATTTAATTCCCTTCACCTTGAGTTTGGATACTGTAAAGGTAAATGTCTCTTTGTCCCTTTCTTTGATTCCTTTCAGGGTTTAAAGCAAGTAGCCATCCCCAACTGCCACACTTCTGTCATGGgcacatttttgtcttttaatgtaACGTGTCAGAAGCTGCCTCTTCACTAAGGTGCCTTTCGTTTGAATGGAATGGAAACACCCTCTGTTCCTTCCCTTCTGGGTATCTTCCGAAAAAATGATTCTGTGatagtttcatttttctcctcctacGTAGGCATGGTTTCCTTGTATTCTCATCTTCAcatatttttgatttttctaattttttcctctATGTGGCTTGAGTTCAGTTTACTTAACTTTATTACTAAAGTAAAGTAACAGCTGTTGCTACAGTAGCTTCTCAAAAGCCCAGGAGTCCCAGATGCCTAGATAGTAAGGAAGCTGAAATCACGGAATAAACCTGGGTTTTCCTTCTTATGTCTTCGGGAGCTTTGTCAACGAGAGAGGCTGGGTCACACGAGTGTCATCACAGAGAATGGGGTTCACGGCAATAAACATTTACTTGAGCCATAAAGATAAAACTTGCTTTGACAGAAACTCTCACTCTGAACTACATCCTTAACTTGCAGGAACTCTGACTTGCCCCAAGGATCAGGAGAACCCTTTGTGAAGTATTGCTCACGTGGTGCTGATTCTGTTAGaaacagagggaaggggaggcacaCCAGCATCctagagagagggaaggaaacacTGCCAGCTACCTCCCTGGTCCGTCTCACATAAATACCTCCTAAGGAGCCCCTTTCTTGGCAGAGAGAGTGGGACTCTGTCAAAGAATTTCACAAAATTTGTATCTCCCCGGTTTGGTTTCCAACCATGTTAAgatgaaaattaacattttgctaaACGATTTTCCCTTCTGTTATTTCCGTATGCTTTTTCCTGCTTAGATTTTGGTCTAGAGAGCTGCTGTGATCTTtacattcagaaaaatatttcccaTGTTATTGCTGCCTGGGGGAGTTGTTTGACTTCCCTTTTTAACATTCCCtctgtcatctttttaaaaattaaagtatagttgatgtacaatattacattcgtttcaggtgtacagcatagcgattcgacgtttaaatacattttgaaatgatctccacaataagtctagtaaccatctgttcCCCTACAAAGttgttacagtattattgaccatattccttatgctgtgtaTCACAGCCACTTgacttataactagaagtttgtacctcttaattcccttcacctaCTCTGCCCATCTCCTTCCTTTACCATCCagctgttctctgtatctgtgggtctgttttcactttgttttgtttgtttgttttgttttaagattccacatataagtgagatcatggtGTTTtcctctgactcatttcacttagtgtaatgccctcaaggtccacccatgttgtcacaaatggaaagatttcattcttttttaatggctaaatagtattccattgtgtatatatgtatcacattttctttatccatccattgaAGGATACTTcagttgcctccatgtcttggctactataaataatgctgcaacaaacatGGGGCTGCATGTATCTGGTCagtttagtgtttttgttttctttgagtaaatacccagaagaaaaattgctggatcatgtggtagttgcattttttaaattttgagaaatctccgtattgttttccatggcagctgcaccaatttacattcccaccaatagtgcatgaGATTTCTtccctccacatccttgccaagacttgttatttgttgtatttttgatgatggccattctgagaggtgtgaggtggtatcttgtTGTGGTTGTGAtgtgtatttccctaatgattagtgatgttaaggatattttcatgtgtctgttggccatctgtaagtcttctttagaaaaatgtctattcaggtcctctgtccattttcCCCCTCTGCCATTTAATGAACTTGACCCTTGCTTCTCAGTTTTCTAGCATAGCTTCTTTTGCCTCATTTCTATTTTCAGGTTGTGGCCATTGATTCTATATTTGATCAGAAAACATGTTTGTGTTTTACACATTTGATTAGGGTATCTTCTCAGTTATCTGCAGTAATAAGGGGCAGAGAGAATGGGGATAATTGAAACCTGTAAACACATCTATAACAGTTGCAACTTTCTCCCCATTCAGTCTCCTTTACTAGAACTGTGGACAGAAAACCCAGctgttctctcattttattttctttgtccatcAGGCAATAAGAATGTTAATAATTAACAAAGTGACTAAAAATATGGCaagaatgagaaaattaagaGGGATGGAGAATCAGTGGTGTGCTGAGGGCTCCTGTGACCCAATTGTTAAATACTTCAGAGATTTTGTGAGCTAAGTTATTATGAATATATCGTTAGTAGATCGAAGTCATCCATGAAGGGAGTATTGACACACTATAGAAATTGGCAGAAATTGGCAGACACTATAAAGTAAGGCTTCTTTTCCCCCCTCTGGTTTAACAACACACCACAGATCTAGGTGTTACATCGTCCTCAATAACTGAGGCCTCACTAGAGTAAGATCAGTTTATTTGTATCCTTTGTATTAAGTCCAGCATTTAGAACATAGTAGGAATGAGCtatttgaggaattttttttttaagtatgtgtgCTAATCCTATATTGGGCTACACTGCCTTCTGCTGGTAGATCTGCCAGTCTTTTGATCAATGTCTTTTCCTAGTTACACAATATCTACTGATATCCTTTCAGAGTTTATTAGTAGGGAAGGATAGGACATTCTCAAAGTCATATGACTCGTGTATACATCAACTTTTGTAGCACTAACAGATCAGGGTCTCATTTTGCTTctagcttcattcattcatttcattatttaatttccttcttcctttctccctcctctcctcctcacctgctttcctccctccctctcctgcctttcatttttttgtcaacatttattgagtgcctactgtattaTTCACCAAGAATACAAAAGAGTAAAACAATGTTGTTGCATGAAAGGAACGCTTATAGCCCATGggaagggatggagaggaggggaacTAACATTTGTTAAGCTATCAAATATGTTTTCTGCCTTGCATTGTCATTCTATTTAGTCCTCCCAACAAACTGGTAAGGTATGTATTTCCCAATTTATTGCAAATgacactgaggcttggagagagaAAATATCCTGCCCAGTGAGTAAGGGAGTCAGGGTTCAGGCCCAGGTTTTTGTTGGGCTCTGAAGCCCAGTTCTGCGTCTCAGGACACCACGTTGTGTAGGCGCTTTAACTACATGAACAACTTACTGTGAGATGCCATGATAAAGGCAGTAATAGTTACTTATGGACAAGGTGCCATCAACCTGCTTTGAGGAGTTAGAGAAGACCTCAGAGGAAGCTGCCTTGCATCTGAGTATTAAAGGGCAGAAAGGAGTCTTTAGACCCTCGGTGAGGAAGATCTTTCtccctgaggtgggaagccccatgaaaaagaccagcaggacacCCAAGGCAGGGCCAtgactctcctgccagcaccatccggttccctggcccagcggcagTATCTCGCTTTCTGCCTCTGAAAAGGCTTACTTCtaagaaagtggaacttacccctaagattctattggttccctgaattaagtcctgattggtccatttgtagcacTTCATTtacatggagctcactcctgattggtccatttctatcactcctgattggtccagtTCTataaagcttgttcctaattagtcaacttttgttacaccttatttgcatatgatgttgcaaagtgtagactggcagcctataaaagcctgtataaacctacagacggggtccaaagcttggagtgttaactcctctgggctcgccggcataataaacctgagttctccaactctccaagtgctgcttggtctctcgccgggatccaggttgctgtcacaactgagctgtaactgagctgtaacacactttacTGCAACATCCCGAAAGGTTGAAGAGGAGGTAGAGGTGAGTTGGGGCAGATCTTGTAGGCCTTGCTGAAGAGCTTGGATTTTTATCTGGATGGCAGTAGATAAAAGCTTTTTAAATGGGAGAGTAACTGAActagttttgtgttttatatgATCCCTGTGGAGGGGCCCTTTGGAAAATGACTTGGAACAAAGCAAGAGTGGAGTTAAGGAGACGGGTTAGGTGTGAGTGGCTAGAtgtgagggggtgggaaggaggcagtGGCTTGGGAGAAgattagggggagggtacagaCATCGACTCCCTTTCCTTGTCCGCAGGCTCACATTTGCCTTGGAGTTTGGGGCTTCAGTTCCCCTAGGCACGTGCTTCCCTTCGAAAGCCAGCTTCCTCAACAGGCAGGTTGAGGTAAGTGGCAGATTGTATTCTCAGGAAAGGAGGAAGTTGTGCTGCGGTGGGCAGAACCTTGAACTGGGAATTGGAAAACTTAGTGTCTTCTGGTTGTTTGATCTTGGACCAAACACTGACTCTCAGGGCCTTTTGGCACCTTCATGCTTGTTGGTCCCTTCCACTGGCCTACCTTAGTGCCCAGACGCAAGAGCAATCTCTCTCCATTGGGGTGGGCATGGCCAGAGGGGAGCGAGCTCTGTGTTTCTGTGGCATCTCAATTTTGACTTAAATTGTAGTGTAGAGTTTGCCTCTGTGCCATGatatattctcatttattttgaaaaaataataacttccTCTTAACTCTGCACTTTTTCACAGCTGGAGTCAGCTGACTCCATTTTTATCCTGGTTAgaagaattttgtgttttctcaTGGCTGTGGATCTTTGAGTACTACCCTATAATCACAGGGCTTGGACTTGGGTTTTTAGATCTTGGTTGTGATGGAGAAACATGAATCTGATGTGTGTCAGCCATTATCACAGTGTCCCTCTGGATGGATTATCATTGTCAAAGGACCTGGAGGTCTGTCTTTGCTTCCTGGCCAACATATTAGATGTGCTCCCAGAAAACTGTGGGCAAAGGATATGCTTTCACAAGTCATTTTTCCCACTTACatggatttttcttatttctgattgATCCTTAATGGACCAGAAGTCATTcagcttagttttgtttttgtctatcaagaaattcattaaagaaaagaaataaacctgCAAAGTAATAAGGCAATTCTTGGATTCTTTggtgaaatgaaaagaattttgaagCATGAATAATCCTGCCCCAATCTATTCATCTTGCATATTTGGATTTTCCTGGATCTCTTTTAAAAGTGGAGCACACCTCTGAGCGTGATAGCCTAGGAGGGTGGGAGTGCACGGAAGTCATAGGTAGGGCTCCATCACCGAGCCTGGCAAGGGCTGAAAGCTCCCACAGGATCCAGTTTGAAGCTGCATTGGGAAGTAGGCCATGGATTTGTTATGTTCAAGGAACGACAGTGAGGCAGTCATTGCATAACCAGCCAACTCTTGGGCTTCCAGGGGACTGGAAAAAGCTACAATATTTTGTAATCCCAGGCACTACACCTGACACTTTACAGATACGACTTCAATTAGTGCTCCCAACAAAC
Proteins encoded:
- the SOCS2 gene encoding suppressor of cytokine signaling 2; the protein is MTLRCLEPSGNGAEGTQGQWGTSGSAEEPSPEAACLAKALRELSQTGWYWGSMTVNEAKEKLKEAPEGTFLIRDSSHSDYLLTISVKTSAGPTNLRIEYQDGKFRLDSIICVKSKLKQFDSVVHLIDYYVQMCKDKRTGPEAPRNGTVHLYLTKPLYTSAPPLQHLCRLTINKCTGTIWGLPLPTRLKDYLEEYKFQV